A part of Solibacillus sp. FSL H8-0538 genomic DNA contains:
- a CDS encoding DNA cytosine methyltransferase → MSNKKPTVIDMFCGCGGLSRGFMDAGYEVLLGIDNNDHALKTFKENHGDAVAMNGDLFQGSTILQMADLTNNKNVDLIIGGPPCQGFSLTGKREENDERNSLFQAMVNAVAFFQPKAFVLENVPGLGTLYKGKAKEEIYKEFSKLGYTITDKILFAPDYGVPQIRKRLFFVGLKNGEVFEFPEPLVTSDKYVGCEAAIGDLHDFTDDLGSDIAEYKKPATTPYQKKMRNNTDKLFNHVGTKHTDLVIDVISQVPEGGNHKDLPPGVGESRKFNEAWTRYHSQKPSKTIDTGHRNHFHYKYHRVPSVRENARLQSFPDDFVFYGNKTQQYKQVGNAVPPLLGYVLGKQLEKYLTDGEN, encoded by the coding sequence TTGAGTAACAAAAAACCGACTGTCATAGATATGTTCTGTGGCTGCGGAGGACTTTCTAGAGGTTTTATGGATGCAGGATATGAAGTTTTGCTTGGAATAGATAATAATGATCATGCTTTAAAAACATTTAAAGAAAATCATGGTGATGCAGTTGCCATGAATGGAGATCTTTTTCAAGGATCAACAATTTTACAGATGGCAGATCTAACTAATAATAAAAATGTTGATTTAATTATCGGAGGACCACCATGCCAAGGCTTTTCACTTACAGGTAAGCGTGAAGAGAATGACGAAAGAAACTCGTTGTTTCAAGCAATGGTTAACGCCGTAGCATTTTTTCAACCAAAAGCTTTTGTGTTAGAAAATGTGCCGGGTCTTGGGACTTTATATAAAGGAAAAGCTAAGGAAGAAATCTATAAGGAATTTTCAAAACTAGGCTATACTATTACGGATAAAATTTTATTTGCGCCAGATTATGGAGTGCCGCAAATAAGAAAACGTTTATTCTTTGTAGGATTAAAAAATGGAGAAGTGTTTGAGTTTCCGGAACCCTTAGTAACTTCAGATAAATATGTTGGATGTGAAGCAGCTATAGGAGATTTACATGACTTTACAGATGATTTGGGATCAGATATTGCGGAGTATAAGAAACCTGCTACAACACCGTATCAAAAGAAAATGAGAAATAATACGGATAAATTATTCAATCATGTTGGTACAAAACATACTGATCTTGTAATAGATGTAATTTCACAAGTACCTGAAGGTGGAAATCACAAAGATTTACCCCCAGGTGTTGGCGAGAGTCGTAAATTTAATGAAGCTTGGACACGTTACCATAGTCAAAAACCTTCAAAAACAATAGATACAGGACATAGAAATCACTTTCATTATAAATATCACAGAGTACCATCTGTTCGTGAAAATGCTCGTCTACAGTCATTTCCAGACGATTTTGTATTCTATGGGAATAAGACACAACAATATAAACAGGTCGGAAATGCAGTGCCCCCATTATTAGGCTACGTATTAGGCAAACAGCTAGAGAAGTATTTAACAGATGGTGAGAACTGA
- a CDS encoding DNA cytosine methyltransferase, with amino-acid sequence MKTYNFIDIFAGCGGLSEGFKKNGAFNMLAAVEWEKPQVENLINRLSTKWGYSDATEKVMRFDIQRTEELFNGWDNDHEYGAHNGLDKLVGERTVDLIIGGPPCQAYSMAGRIRDNKGMREDYRNYLFESYLSVVRRYQPKLFVFENVPGMLSARPGGQQYVTDLIRKDIEASGYSIINDLKGFAQLDLSEYGVPQKRKRVIIIGLRNDLFLNAQEVLEEFYKVGLPKYKEQTKTVKDAIKDLPKLYPLTKITKVKGKKYSHTIHNNEGVYNHIPRYHSERDIEIFQLLTLDIEKGEYKYTSSEELKKLYTQMTGKVSNVHKYHVLRWENPSNTIPAHLYKDGLRHIHPDSNQARSITVREAARLQTFDDDYEFISSAGDNYKMIGNAVPPRFSEKLAEALIPILN; translated from the coding sequence ATGAAGACATATAATTTTATTGATATTTTTGCTGGTTGTGGGGGACTTTCAGAAGGGTTTAAGAAGAATGGTGCATTTAATATGCTTGCGGCTGTAGAATGGGAGAAACCACAAGTTGAAAATTTAATTAACCGTTTATCTACAAAATGGGGGTATTCTGATGCCACAGAAAAAGTAATGCGTTTTGATATTCAACGCACTGAGGAACTTTTCAACGGATGGGACAATGACCACGAGTATGGAGCACATAATGGTTTAGATAAACTTGTAGGTGAAAGAACAGTGGATTTAATTATTGGTGGGCCGCCATGTCAAGCTTACTCAATGGCAGGACGAATTCGCGATAATAAAGGTATGAGAGAAGACTATAGGAACTATTTATTTGAAAGTTATTTGTCAGTAGTTCGACGTTATCAGCCTAAACTATTTGTTTTTGAGAATGTACCTGGAATGCTAAGCGCTAGACCAGGTGGACAGCAATATGTTACAGATCTTATAAGAAAAGATATTGAAGCATCAGGGTACAGTATTATTAATGATTTAAAAGGATTTGCACAATTAGACTTATCTGAGTATGGTGTACCTCAAAAGAGAAAACGAGTAATTATTATTGGATTAAGAAATGATTTATTTCTTAATGCGCAAGAAGTTTTGGAAGAATTTTATAAAGTAGGTTTACCAAAATATAAAGAACAAACAAAGACAGTGAAAGATGCAATAAAAGATTTACCTAAGCTGTATCCTCTAACGAAAATAACAAAAGTAAAGGGTAAAAAGTACTCGCATACAATTCATAATAATGAGGGCGTATACAATCACATTCCTAGATATCATAGTGAGCGAGATATTGAAATATTTCAGTTATTAACTTTGGATATTGAAAAAGGTGAGTATAAATATACTTCAAGTGAAGAGTTAAAAAAACTTTATACCCAAATGACAGGTAAAGTGTCTAATGTGCATAAGTATCATGTGCTTAGATGGGAGAATCCGAGTAACACGATCCCAGCCCATTTGTATAAGGATGGACTAAGACATATCCATCCTGACTCAAATCAAGCCCGTAGTATTACAGTTAGAGAAGCGGCCAGATTACAAACATTTGATGATGATTATGAGTTTATTTCAAGTGCAGGAGATAACTATAAAATGATTGGGAATGCGGTTCCGCCTAGATTTTCAGAGAAATTAGCGGAAGCGTTAATTCCTATTTTAAATTAA